CTCGTTCCCGGGGACGCCGGTCTCCGCCGGGGGCGCCCCGGTGAAGAGCGACGTCCACCCCGGGATGGTGTTGGAGGGGAGGACGCTCACCACTTCGGGCACGGAGTACGCGTTCCGGAACACTCCGTCCGTCCCCGCCGGACCCAGGAGCGCAGCCGTGCGGGGCATGCGGCCGTCGCGGAGGGCGCGGTGCAGGTCGTCGTGGCCCACGCCGTCCAGCGCGAAGACCAGGACGCGCGTGGTGCCGCGGATGGGGCGGAGCTCCTCGCGGAGCGGCTTGGTCCCGCCCTCCGCCACCAGCTCGGCCACCTCGCCGGCGGGCGCCCCGCCGATGGTGGCGCACCCTCCGCCCAGGAGCAGGGCGACGATCAGTGGAACGACGTGTGCAGACGGGCTGTGCGGGCGCATGTGGATCGGGTTCGGGTGGACGTACCCGCCCGCTGAGCAGGATGGGGGCCAGCGTCCTTGACATCGATCCCGGAGGCGTTATCTTAGTAGTAAGATTTGTGACCCGGGACAGACCATGACGGCCCACGACCAGACGGACGACCAGGCGCTCGCGCTCAAGCTGTGGGTGGTGCTCTCGCGGGCCCACGCGGCCATCGAGGCGCACGCCGTCGCGCAGGTCGCCCGGCACGGGCTGACGCTGACGGAGTTCGGGATCATGGAGGCGCTCTTCCATCGGGGCCCCATGCTGCTGGGCGAGGTGCAGCGGCGGATCCTGGTCTCCAGCGGCGGGATCACCTACCTGGTGGACCGCCTGGAGCGGAAGGGGCTGGTCGAGCGGCGGGAATGCGCAGAGGACCGGCGCGCCCGGTACGCCGCGCTGACGGAGCGGGGCGAGACCGTCATCCGGGAGATCTTCCCGGAGCACGCGCAGCACCTGGAGCACGCGCTCGGCGGGCTGGACGCGGCGGAGAAGGAGCAGGCCATCCGGCTGCTGCGCACGCTGGGAACGCACGCGGCGAAGGAGAAGCCGCTCGGAGCGGACGGGGAGTGAGCTTTCCCGGCCCATATGTCTCAGTAGAGAGAAGTACGGATATGAACATCTTCCGGAGGGGGGCCCCCGGCCGGCGGGTGCAACGCGAGAGGGGCCGGTACACACGAGGAGCGATCATGGCGACCACGGAGAGCAGCGCGAGCGCGGCGGGGACCACCACCTGGAACATCGACCCGACGCACTCGTTGGTAGAGTTCTCGGCGAAGCACATGATGATCACCACCGTGAAGGGGCGGTTCGGCGACGTGACGGGGACCCTCGCCATCGACGAGGCCCACCCGGACCGCTCGTCGGTGGAGGTGGAGATCGGGACGGCGAGCATCGACACCCGCACGGAGCAGCGCGACGCGCACCTGCGCTCCGCCGACTTCCTGGACGTGGAGAGCTACCCGTCCATCACCTTCCGGAGCCGCCGCGTGGAGGGCGCCGCGAACCGCGAGGGCGATGAGTTCCGCGTGGTGGGCGACCTGACCATCAAGGGGACCACCCGCGAGGTGACGCTGGACGCCACCTACGACGGCCGGGGCACGGACCCGTG
The Longimicrobiaceae bacterium DNA segment above includes these coding regions:
- a CDS encoding MarR family transcriptional regulator gives rise to the protein MTAHDQTDDQALALKLWVVLSRAHAAIEAHAVAQVARHGLTLTEFGIMEALFHRGPMLLGEVQRRILVSSGGITYLVDRLERKGLVERRECAEDRRARYAALTERGETVIREIFPEHAQHLEHALGGLDAAEKEQAIRLLRTLGTHAAKEKPLGADGE
- a CDS encoding YceI family protein — encoded protein: MATTESSASAAGTTTWNIDPTHSLVEFSAKHMMITTVKGRFGDVTGTLAIDEAHPDRSSVEVEIGTASIDTRTEQRDAHLRSADFLDVESYPSITFRSRRVEGAANREGDEFRVVGDLTIKGTTREVTLDATYDGRGTDPWGGERVSFSARTRIDRRDFGLTWNQALETGGILVSNELKIEIEVQAVRG